One Pectinophora gossypiella chromosome 9, ilPecGoss1.1, whole genome shotgun sequence genomic region harbors:
- the LOC126369793 gene encoding uncharacterized protein LOC126369793, translating to MTRLYRTKITPDLTRIIKELKDQQVLEKPAQITPSFLSKMFIAPKSNGGLRPIFDLRGLNRFVHSKHFQLIPHASVPEFLQKEDWMVKIDMSNAYFHVPIAEAHRCYLRLVYNGELLQMSSLPFGLASAPRTFAALTNWIAEILRSRGIRVLVYLDDFLLVNQDQTKLISQTSEVGRLHCRYLQIFLKRFKSNQNLLLVLPPQVRNDMKWWSKSIQNKSDLHQSPYTHFLTTDASDSGWGAQLNETLLSESWTKEQRRKHSNWKELFAVYASIRDQFHRLQNAHILVQSDNRTLVSYIRKEGGTHSLDLLNLTCKLLKLTDRLNITLSAHYLPGRYNCTADRLSRARQISEWHLLPTATNRLFHRWGTPDVDLFASAETAVVNRYVSLDCKDHSALFSNAFSQEWEFQLGWIFPPPNLIPRVLAHLNSAKGLYIVITPLWEKTFWLADLRSRALEPPITIERLSECLVDTATKRPPVQVDQLNLQAWLIGGGGNKLVTGQNPKSNCYVPVGGNPQ from the exons ATGACAAGGTTGTACAGAACCAAAATAACACCGGATTTGACACGTATAATAAAAGAATTGAAGGACCAACAGGTTCTAGAGAAACCTGCACAAATAACACCAAGCTTCCTGTCAAAAATGTTCATAGCACCAAAGTCGAACGGCGGCCTGCGTCCAATCTTCGATCTGAGAGGTTTAAACAGGTTTGTGCATTCAAAACACTTCCAACTGATTCCTCATGCTTCAGTTCCAGAGTTCCTTCAGAAAGAAGATTGGATGGTCAAAATAGACATGTCGAATGCATACTTCCACGTACCAATAGCCGAAGCCCATCGCTGTTATCTCAGGTTAGTGTACAATGGAGAGCTTCTACAGATGTCATCCCTACCCTTCGGCCTAGCATCCGCACCTCGCACTTTTGCAGCATTGACGAACTGGATCGCGGAGATCCTACGTTCGAGAGGAATTCGAGTTCTAGTCTACCTAGACGATTTCCTCCTGGTCAATCAGGACCAGACCAAGTTGATCTCTCAAACTTCGGAAGTT GGCCGCCTCCATTGTCGTTACCTTCAAATTTTTCTGAAACGTTTCAAATCCAATCAAAACTTGTTGCTGGTTTTACCCCCACAAGTACGGAACGACATGAAATGGTGGAGCAAGTCAATTCAGAACAAGTCGGACTTGCATCAATCCCCATACACCCACTTCCTGACTACCGATGCGTCGGACTCGGGTTGGGGAGCTCAGTTGAACGAGACCCTCTTATCGGAATCTTGGACAAAAGAACAGAGGAGGAAGCACTCGAACTGGAAAGAGCTGTTCGCAGTATATGCATCGATTCGGGATCAATTCCATCGTCTGCAGAATGCCCATATTCTAGTCCAGTCCGACAACCGAACTTTGGTGTCCTACATTCGGAAGGAAGGGGGAACGCACTCTTTGGATTTACTCAATCTGACATGCAAGTTGTTGAAGCTGACAGACAGGCTAAACATAACCCTGTCAGCACACTACCTCCCGGGGAGGTACAACTGCACTGCCGATCGCCTCTCACGAGCACGGCAGATATCGGAATGGCACCTGTTGCCCACTGCAACAAACCGATTATTTCATCGTTGGGGCACACCAGACGTCGATCTGTTCGCGTCTGCCGAAACAGCCGTGGTCAACAGGTACGTCTCGCTAGACTGCAAAGATCACTCAGCACTCTTCTCAAACGCCTTCAGTCAAGAGTGGGAATTTCAACTGGGCTGGATTTTCCCTCCACCCAATCTCATCCCTCGAGTTCTGGCCCATCTGAACAGCGCCAAGGGTCTGTACATTGTAATTACTCCTCTTTGGGAGAAAACATTTTGGTTGGCAGACTTGAGGTCACGAGCCTTAGAACCCCCTATAACGATAGAGAGGCTCTCGGAGTGCCTAGTGGACACTGCCACGAAACGTCCACCAGTACAAGTCGACCAACTGAACCTACAGGCTTGGTTAATTGGAGGTGGGGGGAACAAACTAGTAACTGGTCAGAATCCGAAAAGCAATTGTTACGTACCAGTTGGCGGCAATCCACAATGA